The following nucleotide sequence is from Flavobacteriales bacterium.
ATGCATTTTTTAGTTTTTCTAATAGTGCATCTATTTGATTTTCAGTATTGTATATGTGAGTAGAAACCCGAATACAATCCAATTTGCTCTCGGCCACAAATCTTAAAATCCATCCGTCTTTTCTAAACTGCTCCATTACTGTATCCGACTTGTTAGAAACCAAAAAGGATACCACACCGCACCGACTAATGGTTTCCTCAGGTGTTAAAATTTTAATGGTTGAAATAGATTTTAAACCCTCAAACAGGTGTTGGTTCAAACTTCTGATTCGCTCTTCAACTTTGTCCTGTCCCAATGTTTCGAAGAAATTTATGGCCTCAATCCACCCGGCATATAGAGCCGAATTTTGTGTACCATAATAAAATCGATGACCCGTTTTTACATAATCCTCTATGGCCGTCATTTCGTCCGAAATATCCCACCTGGTATCGCTTCCGGCACCTACAAAAATGCCATTTAGTTCGCTTATCAACTCTTCGTTAATGTAAACAAATCCGGTTCCTTTTGGACCCAACATCCATTTATGTCCACAGGTGGCATACATGTCGCAGCCCAATTCTTTCAAATCAAGGTTAAGCATACCCGCACCATGGGCTCCATCAATAAAAGTCTTAATTCCCCGACTTTTGGCTAATTCTACCAATTGTTTAACCGGAAGAATTTGACCCAACGTGCAGGTAATATGTGGCACGGCAATAACCTTTGTTTTGGCTGTACATTTTGATTTTATTTCCTCAAATGTTTGTTCTGCCGTAGGTTTTATTTCGGCCATCACCACTTTAATGCCATCCTTTTTCTGTCGATTTAACCAGGGCACGGCGTTTCCTACATGCTCATGATTGGTAAGTATTACCTCATCACCACTTTTTAAAGGCAACGCCCAAGCGGCAATGTTTATACCTTCTGTTACATTGTGGGTTAGGGCTATTTCATTAGATTTTATTCCAAAATGAGCCGCCAGCGAGTTGAGCAATTCTTGCTCCAAACCTCCATAAACGCCGTGCAAGTTTATATATTTCATCCGTTCGAAAACTGCTTTTTGAACCGATTTGGGTGATAACCCTGCTGTTCCATTATTGAGGTAGTTTATATTCTTGTCAATATCAAACTGTTTCTCAATGTTTTTCCAGCTTACTGTTGCCATTTTTTTTGACTTTGATTCATCCGCCAACAAATCATTTGGATTAGCCACCAATCCCGCCAAACCTACTGCACTCATTTTTAAAAAATTTCTTCGATCATGCATTTGGCGAATTTAATGGTTTTTGATTGTAGTGGATTCACTAAATCCTTTATTGTTATTTAGCCCGCTTATATGTTGTTTTGCGATGATTTTATTTTTACTCAAAAAATGCTTCGAACACACACCTGCGGCGAACTAAGAATTTCTAATATCGGACAAACGGTAACCCTTTGCGGATGGGT
It contains:
- a CDS encoding aminotransferase class V-fold PLP-dependent enzyme yields the protein MHDRRNFLKMSAVGLAGLVANPNDLLADESKSKKMATVSWKNIEKQFDIDKNINYLNNGTAGLSPKSVQKAVFERMKYINLHGVYGGLEQELLNSLAAHFGIKSNEIALTHNVTEGINIAAWALPLKSGDEVILTNHEHVGNAVPWLNRQKKDGIKVVMAEIKPTAEQTFEEIKSKCTAKTKVIAVPHITCTLGQILPVKQLVELAKSRGIKTFIDGAHGAGMLNLDLKELGCDMYATCGHKWMLGPKGTGFVYINEELISELNGIFVGAGSDTRWDISDEMTAIEDYVKTGHRFYYGTQNSALYAGWIEAINFFETLGQDKVEERIRSLNQHLFEGLKSISTIKILTPEETISRCGVVSFLVSNKSDTVMEQFRKDGWILRFVAESKLDCIRVSTHIYNTENQIDALLEKLKNA